The proteins below are encoded in one region of Geothermobacter hydrogeniphilus:
- a CDS encoding DUF3014 domain-containing protein, with product MKLETFAIALLVLLLAFYGGWSLYDKYGDHLDAGLQTGVQPAAPQKNRSADNSKPPERHPLPPRHPVALPEKPSEVKGDGPTEPPFPNNLEQTDGYLQERVTQLVRNQRLRSLLILNHFIQKLVVTIDNLPETTIPRQHLPLRPPKPGFITIGQGDEQLIDKTNAGRYTPYVELFEAVPDTVLLHIYRGLYPLFQQAYRQTGNRSGYFNDRLIQVIDHLLSTPEPVQPIKVIRHVRRFKFVNPGLESLSAGQKMLIRCGPENMRRVKQKLRSLRQGLVGSGNG from the coding sequence ATGAAACTCGAAACCTTTGCCATCGCCCTGCTGGTCCTGCTGCTCGCCTTCTACGGCGGCTGGTCCCTCTACGACAAATACGGCGACCATCTGGACGCGGGGCTGCAGACCGGAGTCCAGCCGGCAGCACCGCAGAAAAACCGGAGCGCCGACAACAGCAAGCCGCCGGAACGTCACCCCCTGCCGCCCCGTCATCCGGTCGCGTTGCCGGAAAAACCCTCAGAGGTCAAGGGAGATGGGCCGACGGAGCCCCCCTTCCCGAACAATCTCGAACAGACCGACGGCTACCTGCAGGAACGCGTCACGCAACTGGTTCGGAACCAGCGACTGCGTTCACTGCTGATCCTCAACCACTTCATCCAGAAACTGGTTGTTACCATCGACAATCTCCCCGAAACCACCATTCCCCGTCAGCACCTGCCCCTACGCCCGCCGAAACCGGGCTTCATCACCATCGGTCAGGGCGATGAACAGCTGATCGACAAGACCAACGCCGGGCGCTACACCCCCTACGTCGAACTTTTCGAGGCGGTTCCCGATACCGTCCTGCTGCATATCTACCGCGGTCTCTACCCCCTTTTCCAGCAGGCCTACCGCCAGACCGGCAACCGGAGCGGCTATTTCAACGACCGCCTGATCCAGGTTATCGATCATCTGCTCAGCACCCCCGAGCCGGTGCAGCCGATCAAGGTCATCCGCCACGTCCGCCGCTTTAAATTCGTCAACCCGGGACTGGAGAGCCTCTCCGCCGGGCAGAAAATGCTGATCCGCTGCGGGCCCGAAAACATGCGTCGCGTCAAACAGAAACTGCGTTCCCTGCGCCAGGGTCTGGTCGGCTCCGGAAACGGCTGA
- a CDS encoding Crp/Fnr family transcriptional regulator, which produces MQTKIWYLKKAELFKGLSEAQMTELAANSAMLRCQRRHRFYFADDDSDRVYLVKEGKIRLERTNEDGREILLDILGPGEIFGELALADEGTRSHSAEAIEESLVCSFERDRFLAILQRNPELAFRVVKLIGFRFRQLEARFEDLVFKPLAERLCFTLEQLAGRHGIADPSGGVRLPLTQKDLATLIGASREAVAEELARLKRAGLVQTGYRSLLLPHPDRLC; this is translated from the coding sequence ATGCAGACGAAAATCTGGTATCTCAAGAAAGCCGAACTGTTCAAGGGATTGAGCGAAGCCCAGATGACCGAGCTGGCCGCCAACAGCGCCATGTTGCGTTGTCAGCGGCGCCACCGGTTTTACTTTGCCGATGATGACAGTGACAGGGTCTATCTGGTCAAGGAGGGGAAAATCCGTCTTGAGCGGACCAACGAGGATGGTCGGGAGATTCTGCTCGATATTCTCGGTCCGGGTGAGATTTTCGGTGAGCTGGCGCTGGCTGATGAAGGAACCCGCAGTCACAGCGCCGAGGCCATCGAGGAGAGCCTGGTCTGCAGCTTCGAACGTGACCGGTTTCTGGCTATCCTGCAACGCAATCCCGAGCTCGCCTTCCGGGTGGTCAAGCTGATCGGTTTCAGGTTCCGCCAGCTTGAAGCCCGCTTCGAGGATCTGGTCTTCAAACCTCTCGCCGAACGCCTCTGCTTCACCCTGGAGCAGCTCGCCGGGCGTCACGGCATCGCCGACCCATCCGGCGGGGTGCGTCTGCCGCTGACCCAGAAGGATCTGGCCACCCTGATCGGCGCCTCGCGTGAAGCGGTCGCCGAGGAACTGGCCCGTCTCAAACGCGCCGGCCTGGTGCAAACCGGCTACCGCTCGCTGCTGCTGCCTCATCCCGACCGTCTCTGCTGA